The Pseudomonadota bacterium nucleotide sequence AGTGCGAGCGGGCACCCGGTGATTGCGTCGGCGCAGCCTGGCGAGCGTTGGCTATATTGTTATCCAGACGACGCGTTCGCGGAATACTGAGCAATGCAGCGGACCGCGGTTTGAAGGACAAAATCGACAAGGTGATTGAGTCGATAGAACCGACAGCGAAGCAACGGTCCGATCCGCACTGGTAACGTCGGGAGTACTCGTAGCCCTTTCTCAAATGTGCTGCGGCCTTTCATCGGTGGGCTTGCCACCACATTGATTCGGCGTAGAGCCCGTGAACCCTGTGTGGCAACTGTATTGGTTGTAGTAGTGCTTGAAGCTAAGGAGAGCTTTCGCTCCAGATAGAGCCTGTTCCAGAACAGCAGTTGGTCAATGAACTCGCTGTGACATTCAACGCCTATCAATATTCCTATGTTATTGATTCATAATAGTCGTATAGTGTTTCTTATGTCACAATTCCAAAACCATAACTGTATGATTTATATAATTATAGTGCGAGAACGAGCATCCGGCTTCGAACCAGGGGGTCGGGGGTTCGAGTCCCTCCGGGCGCGCCATAAATCAAAGACTTACGTTGGGTAAAATGGCCACTGTGCTATAAAACAGCTAGTGTGCTATTGAGCAGGTTTCACCCATTCTGGTTTGCGCCGGTAAACCCGCCGGGTAAGCGCGGCATCGGCATGGGCGAGGAGTTGCTAAGCGATTAACACTGAAGTTCATAGCCTCTGCCCTAGATCTTGGTCGACAAACGGCGCTGGATTTCCTATCGTTGCACTGGGTGGTGGTTCCCGTGGTCTGCCCTGAGCGTAAAGCGGATCCGCAGTGCCACCCTGGCGAGCATCGAGGCACATTCGACGAAACAGCAATGGCAACAGCCAAACAGTTCCGCGATGCCCTGGGCACGGCAATCTTCACGCCCAAGATCAGCGAGAGAAAACTGGCGGAAAAACTCGACGCGGTCAAACAGGCCCTGCCAAAGCCGGTGATCTGGCTGCTCGGCAAGGCCCAGTCGGGCAAAAGCGCCCTGATCCGGGCACTCACGGGCCGCGACGATGCCGTCATCGGCAACGGCTTCCAACCCTGCACGCGTACCGCGCGCCTCTACGACTTCCCCGACACAACGCACTGTTTCGTCCGCTTCCTGGACACCCGGGGTCTGGGCGAGGTCGATTACGACCCGACCGAGGACATGCGCTTATTCGGGCAGCAGGCACATCTCTTGATGGTCGTGATGAGAGCGATGGATCACGCGCAACAGGAGGTGTTACAGGCCTTGCGGGCAATCCTGAAGGAACACCCTGGGTGGCCGGTGATCGTGGTTCAGACCACTCTGCATGAAGGTTATCCTAACCGGGCTACGCCGCATCTCGATCCTTATCCCTATGCCGGCACTCCCTGGCCGCCGACCGTGCCCGAGGATCTTGCACGCTCGCTGCTCAAGCAGCGGGAGTGGTTTGCCGGTATCGAGGCGGCTTTTGTGGCGCTGGATTTCACCTTGCCCGAAGACGGCTACGCGCCAGTCCATTACGGGCTCGACTCGCTATGGGCGGCGATCGAGGCCGCCCTGCCTTTGGGGTTGCGGGCGCTGTTCCAGAGCACTGAACACGTGGAACAACTCCGCGACATCTATGCCCGGACCGCCCACCCCCACATCCTGACCTATGCCTTCCTCGCCGGAGGTCTGGAGGCTATTCCGATCCCCA carries:
- a CDS encoding 50S ribosome-binding GTPase, with amino-acid sequence MATAKQFRDALGTAIFTPKISERKLAEKLDAVKQALPKPVIWLLGKAQSGKSALIRALTGRDDAVIGNGFQPCTRTARLYDFPDTTHCFVRFLDTRGLGEVDYDPTEDMRLFGQQAHLLMVVMRAMDHAQQEVLQALRAILKEHPGWPVIVVQTTLHEGYPNRATPHLDPYPYAGTPWPPTVPEDLARSLLKQREWFAGIEAAFVALDFTLPEDGYAPVHYGLDSLWAAIEAALPLGLRALFQSTEHVEQLRDIYARTAHPHILTYAFLAGGLEAIPIPMVSVPFVLSLQAKMLQAIASIYHQELDRQRYAEIASTLGLGYLLRWGGRELIKFIPAYGTAVASVYTAGVTYALGKTLCWYFSSIKQGHVPDKAVFERIYAEELRAGRELLARYVQALRS